In Methanonatronarchaeum sp. AMET-Sl, one genomic interval encodes:
- a CDS encoding radical SAM protein, translating to MSEISILDRKGLELFLDTSKDKVELVSQGPLSSFVNPVVKRVNRLLTDEKPIDVNEDSVVVSSWLPPIPSEPFKRAVKNEVNALLLNKYVPQAVSMNISECSLKCEECNILGDGSQLDTEYVKKFIQDSQDLGAVSLGFAEGDPLLRPDLFELIDYVDKEKSIVSVFTPGPLLDREKAEKLYEADVHAVMTGIKSPVPEEHDEARGMDGAFEAAVNGMKNALEAGLYVSMHVHVKPKLVESGKVMEIYDLASDIGVDELTLWDSHPTWGYKDNTEILVGPRHRDILLSLREEANNKPIGPRVFYNGYFESTDFFGCMAGKRWLNLIHNGDVTPCTYVPIKFGNIKNDSLKEIWKRMTSFDGFKGKNSCVMQSEKFRSKYIDPYSVSDLPLNYNEL from the coding sequence ATGTCTGAAATCTCGATTTTAGATCGTAAAGGATTAGAGTTGTTTCTTGATACATCAAAAGACAAAGTTGAGTTGGTAAGTCAGGGCCCCCTATCAAGTTTTGTCAATCCTGTTGTTAAGAGGGTTAATCGACTTTTAACTGATGAAAAACCGATTGATGTAAATGAGGATTCAGTTGTTGTTAGTAGTTGGTTGCCTCCAATACCAAGTGAGCCGTTTAAGAGAGCGGTTAAAAATGAAGTAAACGCCTTATTGTTGAATAAATATGTTCCCCAAGCTGTGAGTATGAATATATCTGAATGTTCTCTCAAATGTGAAGAATGTAATATACTTGGAGATGGAAGCCAGCTTGATACAGAGTACGTTAAAAAATTCATACAGGATTCTCAGGATTTAGGTGCAGTTTCACTTGGTTTTGCAGAAGGCGACCCATTGTTAAGGCCGGATCTATTTGAATTAATAGATTATGTGGATAAAGAAAAAAGCATCGTAAGCGTTTTCACTCCAGGCCCTCTTTTAGATCGGGAGAAAGCAGAGAAACTATATGAAGCTGATGTACACGCGGTTATGACGGGGATTAAGAGTCCTGTGCCTGAAGAACATGATGAAGCCAGAGGGATGGATGGGGCTTTCGAAGCCGCGGTTAATGGGATGAAAAACGCTTTAGAGGCAGGTCTGTATGTTTCGATGCATGTTCATGTTAAACCAAAATTAGTTGAATCAGGTAAAGTTATGGAAATCTATGACCTCGCTAGCGATATAGGAGTGGATGAATTAACTTTATGGGACAGTCACCCAACCTGGGGATATAAAGACAATACAGAGATATTGGTTGGTCCAAGACACCGAGATATATTGCTAAGTTTAAGAGAAGAAGCTAACAACAAACCAATTGGACCTAGGGTTTTTTACAACGGTTATTTTGAATCAACCGATTTCTTTGGCTGTATGGCTGGTAAAAGATGGCTAAATCTAATCCATAACGGTGATGTAACCCCCTGTACCTACGTCCCGATTAAGTTTGGAAACATAAAAAATGACAGCCTTAAAGAAATATGGAAAAGGATGACAAGTTTCGATGGATTTAAAGGAAAAAATAGCTGTGTAATGCAGAGTGAGAAGTTTAGGTCAAAATACATAGATCCCTACAGTGTTTCCGACCTCCCATTAAATTACAACGAATTATAG
- a CDS encoding HVO_2753 family zinc finger protein, which produces MSKDKSKRVRCVSCGITITSPAYTSFPCPECGDEEIARCKMCRKQSNNYECPDCGFLGP; this is translated from the coding sequence ATGTCAAAAGATAAATCTAAACGTGTGAGATGTGTTTCCTGTGGTATAACGATTACAAGTCCAGCGTACACCTCTTTCCCATGTCCAGAGTGTGGGGACGAGGAGATTGCTAGATGTAAGATGTGTAGAAAGCAAAGTAATAACTATGAATGCCCTGACTGTGGTTTCTTGGGACCGTGA
- a CDS encoding elongation factor 1-beta, with protein MGDVAAKIKVMPKSPEIDLNELEESIKKVITMGEVKKVERENVAFGLKALMVTVVVPDEEGGTEVIEEKLSEIGDIESVRVEGVNRLM; from the coding sequence ATGGGTGATGTTGCTGCTAAGATAAAAGTAATGCCTAAAAGCCCTGAAATCGATTTAAATGAATTGGAAGAATCGATTAAAAAAGTGATTACGATGGGTGAAGTAAAGAAGGTTGAGCGAGAAAACGTAGCTTTTGGATTAAAAGCACTTATGGTTACAGTTGTAGTTCCAGACGAAGAAGGTGGAACGGAAGTTATTGAGGAGAAATTAAGTGAAATCGGTGACATCGAAAGTGTCAGAGTAGAAGGCGTAAACCGCCTTATGTAA
- a CDS encoding PH domain-containing protein gives MKSLEKRIKYVWITYWFIGALILGSIGRAVDSYFIESDFFAGIIVFLTIFVFGLIYSIYRYDVWVYEVRGDSLYLKRGVFTRVQTIVPYARIQHVDTQRSVLERLLNLSTLVVYTAGSRGSDVNIPGLDPIHAEDLQKQLKEKTTEFELGEEDAV, from the coding sequence TTGAAATCGCTTGAAAAGCGTATTAAGTATGTCTGGATAACGTATTGGTTTATAGGAGCCCTGATATTAGGTTCGATTGGTAGGGCTGTTGACAGTTATTTTATAGAATCAGATTTTTTTGCTGGAATAATTGTCTTTTTAACTATCTTTGTTTTCGGATTAATATATAGTATCTATAGATATGATGTATGGGTCTATGAAGTTCGTGGGGACTCTCTTTATCTAAAGAGAGGGGTTTTCACTCGTGTGCAAACAATTGTTCCTTATGCCAGAATACAGCATGTTGATACTCAGAGGAGTGTTTTAGAACGATTACTAAACCTATCAACTCTAGTAGTTTATACAGCTGGGAGCCGAGGCTCAGATGTTAACATACCTGGTTTAGACCCAATCCACGCTGAAGACCTTCAGAAACAACTTAAAGAAAAAACAACTGAGTTCGAGTTAGGTGAGGAAGACGCAGTATAA
- a CDS encoding PH domain-containing protein, producing the protein MVAWNYAYWKRFDFDIEDDMLEIRSGVFSRRKREVPLKRVQNVDVRENVIQQALGIAELRFETAGGGTTEAVLRYVSTDDVNKLRQNYQSFKEGREVTVESEKEDKLLYEIDALEMGILCLTAYSLATSIAIFAFITFIVFTFDVGLDLGMGIVGDSLVLAISLLILISILGGWLFNAGRKFIGYFNFKLYRSGDTLKYRRGMLRQYSGTIPLDKLQNITIRENVLQRMIGYGALDIDTAGYAVQQRSESGAEVAIPITKIHNIPEIIKQVEGVELQELNNIAERAMQRYGIRYSIIAILISIPIYLFTELQPITLLLIIVVLFLSALAGAYLKWIHKGYQTLDNYLMTRNGFWRRQTKIVPYYRIQNVIIQSGFLQRRWKLASVIIDTAGTYISIGGEIIATDLDKNDAKNLGEKVFQKLQKSLKQYRKQKIEEKKQRKSRNQKPETKKKETNEE; encoded by the coding sequence TTGGTCGCATGGAACTATGCCTACTGGAAAAGGTTTGATTTTGATATAGAAGACGATATGCTTGAGATACGTTCAGGCGTATTCAGTAGAAGGAAGAGAGAAGTTCCGTTAAAAAGAGTTCAGAACGTCGATGTAAGAGAAAATGTAATACAGCAAGCATTAGGAATAGCTGAACTAAGATTTGAAACGGCCGGTGGTGGAACTACAGAAGCAGTCCTAAGATATGTCTCAACAGATGATGTTAATAAACTTAGACAGAACTACCAATCGTTTAAAGAAGGCCGTGAAGTAACAGTTGAATCGGAAAAAGAAGACAAACTTTTATATGAGATTGATGCATTAGAGATGGGGATTCTTTGTTTAACCGCCTACAGCCTTGCAACATCTATAGCGATCTTTGCATTCATTACTTTCATCGTATTTACATTCGATGTGGGATTGGATTTAGGTATGGGGATAGTGGGAGACAGTTTGGTTTTAGCAATCAGTTTATTAATCTTAATTTCGATCTTAGGTGGTTGGTTGTTTAATGCAGGCCGGAAATTTATCGGGTACTTCAATTTCAAGTTGTATCGTTCAGGAGACACATTGAAATATAGAAGAGGAATGCTCCGGCAATACAGTGGGACAATACCACTGGATAAACTACAAAACATAACGATTAGAGAGAATGTTCTTCAAAGGATGATTGGATATGGAGCTTTAGACATAGATACTGCAGGATATGCAGTTCAACAAAGAAGTGAGTCAGGTGCTGAAGTAGCTATACCCATAACAAAAATCCATAATATACCAGAAATAATAAAACAGGTCGAAGGTGTAGAGCTCCAAGAACTAAACAACATTGCTGAACGTGCGATGCAGAGATATGGAATCCGATACTCAATCATAGCGATATTAATATCAATACCGATCTACCTATTTACAGAACTACAGCCAATAACACTTTTATTAATTATAGTTGTTTTATTTTTATCTGCATTGGCTGGAGCATACCTAAAATGGATTCACAAAGGATATCAAACTCTTGACAACTACTTAATGACACGGAACGGTTTCTGGAGAAGACAAACAAAAATAGTGCCATACTACAGAATACAAAACGTAATCATTCAAAGCGGTTTCTTACAAAGAAGATGGAAACTAGCTTCAGTTATAATCGATACCGCAGGCACATATATCTCAATAGGCGGTGAGATAATCGCCACAGACCTTGACAAAAACGACGCCAAAAACCTCGGAGAAAAAGTATTCCAAAAACTACAGAAATCACTAAAACAATATAGAAAACAGAAAATAGAGGAGAAAAAACAACGTAAATCTAGAAACCAAAAACCAGAAACAAAAAAGAAAGAAACAAATGAAGAATAA
- the nth gene encoding endonuclease III, which translates to MSKLDVVIDRLEHRYGVPESKKRNDPLFSLIQVILSQNTNDKNRDRAFKKLKKRFKSPEAIMKSDRETIAETISVAGLHNTKAERIQKALKKIYEEKGELNLDFLNQLSLEESKNWLMNLPGIGPKSAAVILNFDFNKNTFPVDTHVHRVTKRLGLIPENTNRTKAHHILEKKVPPEKMYEFHINLIKHGRKVCKARKPRCEKCSLTDICRYKKRQNNQ; encoded by the coding sequence ATGTCTAAATTAGATGTTGTTATAGATCGGTTAGAACATAGATATGGAGTTCCAGAATCTAAAAAAAGAAATGATCCATTATTCTCCTTAATACAGGTTATTTTATCACAAAACACAAACGATAAAAACCGAGACAGAGCGTTCAAAAAACTAAAAAAACGATTCAAATCCCCAGAAGCAATAATGAAATCAGATAGAGAAACGATAGCAGAAACAATTTCTGTTGCCGGATTACACAACACAAAAGCAGAAAGAATACAGAAGGCACTAAAAAAAATATATGAAGAAAAAGGAGAACTGAATCTAGATTTCCTAAATCAATTATCGTTAGAAGAATCTAAAAACTGGTTGATGAATCTACCAGGAATAGGTCCAAAATCTGCCGCAGTAATCCTTAATTTTGATTTCAATAAAAACACCTTTCCAGTCGATACCCACGTACATAGAGTAACCAAAAGACTCGGATTAATACCAGAAAATACAAACAGAACAAAAGCCCACCACATCCTTGAAAAAAAAGTACCACCAGAAAAGATGTACGAGTTCCATATAAACCTAATCAAACACGGTAGGAAAGTATGTAAAGCAAGAAAACCAAGATGTGAAAAATGCAGTTTAACCGATATATGTCGATATAAAAAAAGACAAAATAACCAATAA
- a CDS encoding mechanosensitive ion channel family protein, which yields MVDPLPILEPFFGGYAGLVTQVIYFVVSFLVVYLIGKIAVIPMVSRVMKSRGLEEHARKPINKILSLGVLFIALALAFGFAGLGNILLALATIAAAATLAIGFALQDVIKNFVAGIFIFIEKPFKIGDWIIWGDNSGIVEDISMRVTRLRTFDNELVTVPNSFLTDTELTNPVAKDKLRIKCPFGIAYDDDINKATKIILDEAEKNNGIMDDPEPIVRLTDLADSYVELQCNVWVSEPSRRTFAKIKSDYVKAVKERFDEEDITIPFPQRELSGHIETPIEEEISK from the coding sequence ATGGTCGATCCTTTGCCAATACTTGAACCTTTTTTTGGAGGTTATGCAGGTTTAGTGACTCAAGTGATTTATTTTGTTGTATCGTTTTTAGTGGTTTATTTGATAGGTAAAATAGCGGTTATACCTATGGTTTCGAGGGTTATGAAGTCGAGGGGTCTTGAAGAGCATGCAAGAAAGCCTATAAATAAGATTCTTAGTTTAGGGGTTTTGTTTATAGCTCTGGCGCTTGCTTTTGGATTTGCCGGACTTGGAAATATACTTCTAGCCCTTGCAACAATAGCTGCAGCCGCTACATTGGCTATAGGGTTTGCGCTTCAAGACGTTATTAAGAACTTTGTAGCTGGTATATTCATTTTTATTGAGAAACCATTCAAAATAGGTGACTGGATAATTTGGGGGGATAATTCAGGGATAGTCGAGGATATAAGTATGAGGGTCACTCGATTACGTACTTTTGATAATGAACTGGTTACAGTTCCTAACTCATTTTTAACAGATACAGAACTAACTAACCCTGTAGCAAAAGATAAATTAAGAATAAAATGTCCTTTTGGAATAGCTTATGATGACGATATAAACAAAGCTACAAAAATAATTCTAGATGAAGCTGAGAAGAACAATGGAATCATGGATGACCCTGAACCAATAGTACGGTTGACAGATCTCGCCGATTCTTATGTAGAGCTACAATGTAATGTTTGGGTATCTGAACCAAGCCGTAGAACCTTTGCTAAAATTAAATCAGATTACGTCAAAGCTGTAAAAGAAAGATTTGATGAAGAAGATATAACAATACCATTCCCACAAAGAGAGCTCTCAGGACATATAGAAACACCCATAGAAGAAGAAATAAGTAAATGA
- a CDS encoding cation diffusion facilitator family transporter produces the protein MKWLGKSINNRFKRTSREKKILGLIFLLIFANLFLFIIKFVPSIIFESLSVRSDSFNSLGDMGYSFILLIGMYYALKPADKKHPHGHERIKPFLSLLIAFSIIFVGIIIVYQGIQGLITGPTYQYTPYFIIALTISILTKYGLYHYLKKKGNEIDSNILIDISKDSMADVFASTSALIGVIGAASGYPYLDIIFGLIVSIWIFKTGYEMASENINYIVGGAPSQNTMKQIEKALNQKEITKQLYCEAHYVGPEIHVYCELEVPSSLSLIEAHEIEEKIEKELQQIKGVKDAYIHLEPEKK, from the coding sequence ATGAAATGGCTTGGGAAATCGATCAATAACCGATTTAAAAGAACCAGTAGAGAAAAAAAGATATTAGGATTGATTTTTTTACTCATTTTCGCTAACCTATTTCTATTCATAATAAAATTTGTTCCAAGCATAATTTTCGAAAGCCTCTCAGTAAGGTCAGATTCATTCAACTCCCTAGGAGACATGGGATACTCCTTTATATTGTTAATCGGGATGTACTACGCATTAAAACCAGCAGACAAAAAACATCCCCACGGACATGAAAGAATAAAACCCTTCCTATCCCTATTAATAGCATTTTCAATCATATTCGTCGGCATAATCATAGTATATCAAGGAATCCAAGGCCTAATTACAGGACCGACATACCAATACACACCATATTTCATTATAGCACTAACAATATCCATCTTAACAAAATATGGTCTATACCACTACTTAAAGAAAAAAGGAAACGAAATAGACAGCAATATCCTTATAGATATAAGCAAAGACAGCATGGCCGACGTATTCGCATCAACCTCAGCATTAATAGGAGTTATTGGAGCCGCATCTGGATATCCATACCTCGACATAATCTTCGGTTTAATAGTATCAATATGGATCTTTAAAACAGGATATGAGATGGCTAGCGAAAACATAAATTACATAGTAGGTGGCGCCCCCTCCCAAAACACAATGAAACAAATAGAGAAAGCATTAAACCAAAAAGAAATAACAAAACAACTATATTGCGAAGCACATTATGTAGGCCCTGAAATACACGTATACTGTGAACTAGAAGTACCATCCTCCCTATCACTCATAGAAGCACATGAAATAGAAGAAAAAATAGAAAAAGAACTTCAACAAATCAAAGGAGTGAAAGATGCCTACATACATCTAGAGCCAGAAAAAAAATAA
- a CDS encoding signal recognition particle protein Srp19 → MVGNDKDRMVLWPSNIDVDKSRGSGRIIAREDAVSNPKLSRMEKAASELDLDPVVEEDKAYPGFWWESEGRLVVDKVKGKTEVAREIAGKMR, encoded by the coding sequence ATGGTTGGTAACGATAAGGATAGGATGGTTTTGTGGCCTTCTAACATTGATGTTGATAAGAGTAGGGGTAGTGGGAGGATTATTGCTAGAGAGGATGCTGTTTCTAATCCTAAGTTGTCTAGGATGGAGAAGGCGGCTAGTGAACTGGATTTAGATCCTGTTGTTGAGGAAGATAAGGCTTATCCTGGTTTTTGGTGGGAGAGTGAGGGTCGGTTGGTTGTGGATAAGGTTAAGGGGAAGACTGAGGTTGCTAGGGAGATTGCTGGGAAGATGAGGTAA
- a CDS encoding ubiquitin-like small modifier protein 1: MVEIKLFANYRETAGKDKIEIQINKKTKLRQIMNQIEKQHPEIKQEIYNNQKLKKNVNILINEKTIENQEILDKEIKNTDTIALLPPVSGG, encoded by the coding sequence ATGGTAGAAATAAAACTATTCGCAAACTATAGAGAAACCGCCGGAAAAGACAAAATAGAAATCCAGATAAACAAAAAAACAAAACTACGACAAATAATGAACCAAATAGAAAAACAACACCCAGAAATCAAACAAGAAATCTACAACAACCAAAAACTAAAGAAAAACGTAAACATACTAATAAACGAAAAAACAATCGAAAACCAAGAAATACTAGACAAAGAAATCAAAAACACAGACACAATCGCATTACTACCACCAGTATCCGGCGGATAA
- the trpA gene encoding tryptophan synthase subunit alpha, translated as MKQKTPLKEKINRKKQTAFMPFIVAGDPDIDTSIEIAMDIIEGGADILEIGIPYSDPAADGPTIQKGYKRALKNGFKVKDTFKIIKEIRKKSDIPIVLMSYYNLIYQYGIPEFYKKLKQTGVNGIIIPDMPPEESKTALKQAKTNKINQIYLVAENTNQERINHISNKTNGFLYAVSRLGVTGARKELPETAINFIKNLKKQTNHPIAIGFGISKPSHVKSAVKAGADGVICGSAIVEKIEQNKKTEIKKYIQEMKKASLIEIKQN; from the coding sequence ATGAAACAAAAAACACCACTAAAAGAAAAAATAAACCGAAAAAAACAAACCGCATTCATGCCATTCATAGTGGCAGGCGACCCAGACATAGACACCTCAATAGAAATAGCAATGGACATAATAGAAGGAGGAGCAGACATACTGGAAATCGGAATACCATACAGCGATCCCGCAGCAGATGGCCCAACAATACAAAAAGGATACAAAAGAGCCCTAAAAAACGGATTCAAAGTCAAAGACACATTCAAAATAATAAAAGAGATACGCAAAAAATCCGACATACCAATAGTCCTAATGAGTTACTACAACCTAATATACCAATACGGCATTCCAGAATTCTATAAAAAACTAAAACAAACAGGAGTAAACGGAATAATAATACCCGACATGCCTCCAGAAGAATCAAAAACAGCCTTAAAACAAGCAAAAACAAACAAAATAAACCAAATATACCTAGTCGCAGAAAACACAAACCAAGAAAGAATAAACCACATCTCAAACAAAACAAACGGATTCCTATACGCAGTATCCAGACTAGGAGTAACAGGAGCAAGAAAAGAACTACCAGAAACAGCCATAAACTTCATAAAAAACCTAAAAAAACAAACAAACCACCCAATAGCAATAGGCTTCGGAATATCAAAACCAAGCCACGTAAAAAGCGCAGTAAAAGCAGGGGCAGACGGAGTAATATGCGGAAGCGCAATAGTAGAAAAAATAGAACAAAACAAAAAAACCGAAATCAAAAAATACATACAAGAAATGAAAAAAGCAAGTTTAATAGAAATCAAACAAAACTAA
- the trpB gene encoding tryptophan synthase subunit beta, giving the protein MNKRDFKEFGGKFVPEPIIPALQELEKEYQQLKNDDEFNQALNQHLKEFAGRPTPLTYSEGLSNEIGCKVYLKREDLLHGGAHKINNTLGQALMAKYMGKERIIAETGAGQHGVATSIAGAKIGLKTEVFMGQKDVERQQLNVFRMRLLGAEVNPVTSGQKKLKDAVNEALRDWVSSLDTTHYLIGSVVGPSPFPEIVRDFQSVIGRETKQQILEAENRLPDKIIACVGGGSNAIGIFHEFRENQVELIGVEAEGASSLQKGSKGVLQGSMSYLLQDSDGQVGSTDSIAAGLDYPGIGPEHSMLKEEGRAKYTTANNQEALKAFKQLSQKEGIIPALESSHAIAHLNKIKHKLEEDDIVIINLSGRGDKDVQKISEDE; this is encoded by the coding sequence TTGAATAAAAGAGATTTTAAGGAGTTTGGAGGAAAGTTCGTTCCAGAACCAATAATCCCAGCTCTACAAGAACTAGAAAAAGAATACCAACAACTCAAAAACGACGATGAATTCAACCAAGCATTAAACCAACACTTAAAGGAGTTCGCTGGACGGCCAACACCCCTAACATACTCAGAAGGACTATCCAACGAAATCGGATGCAAAGTATACCTAAAACGAGAGGACCTACTTCACGGCGGAGCACACAAAATAAACAACACACTTGGACAGGCATTGATGGCTAAATACATGGGTAAAGAAAGAATCATAGCTGAAACAGGTGCAGGCCAACACGGAGTAGCAACATCAATCGCTGGAGCCAAAATCGGCTTAAAAACCGAGGTATTTATGGGGCAAAAAGACGTCGAAAGACAACAACTAAATGTCTTCCGAATGCGTTTATTAGGCGCAGAAGTCAACCCCGTCACATCAGGCCAAAAAAAACTAAAAGACGCCGTAAACGAAGCATTAAGAGATTGGGTATCAAGTCTAGACACAACCCACTACCTAATCGGCTCAGTCGTAGGACCATCACCATTCCCCGAAATAGTAAGAGACTTCCAGAGCGTTATAGGTCGAGAAACAAAACAACAGATACTTGAAGCAGAAAACAGATTACCAGACAAAATAATCGCTTGTGTAGGCGGTGGAAGCAACGCAATAGGAATCTTCCATGAATTCAGAGAAAACCAAGTCGAATTAATAGGTGTTGAAGCAGAAGGCGCTTCATCCCTACAAAAAGGAAGCAAAGGAGTACTACAAGGCTCAATGTCCTACCTACTACAAGACAGCGACGGCCAAGTAGGCAGTACAGACAGCATAGCAGCCGGACTAGACTACCCAGGAATAGGTCCAGAACACAGCATGCTAAAAGAAGAAGGTAGGGCAAAATACACAACAGCAAACAACCAAGAAGCATTAAAAGCCTTCAAACAACTCTCCCAAAAAGAAGGAATAATACCAGCACTAGAATCCTCACACGCCATAGCACACCTAAACAAAATCAAACACAAACTCGAAGAAGACGACATCGTCATAATAAACCTCTCAGGAAGAGGAGATAAAGACGTACAAAAAATATCGGAGGACGAATAA
- a CDS encoding phosphoribosylanthranilate isomerase has product MRIKICGITQTKDALKAEKIGFNAIGVIVKTDSPRNIPLKKARKIFNQLGPYITKVCVTTTKSQKKIQEILQLNPDALQLYTDPNKLRIPKNTAIIQAIEENEINKLEPSQQTDALLIDSSRGQGIQIDIKAIKNKIKNLKYPTIVSGGLNPTNIEKIQALDIYGVDVSSGVEETPGIKNHIKMKDFHKKLRCQIE; this is encoded by the coding sequence ATGCGCATAAAAATATGTGGAATAACACAAACCAAAGACGCATTAAAAGCAGAAAAAATTGGTTTCAACGCAATAGGAGTTATAGTTAAAACAGATTCACCCAGAAACATCCCATTAAAGAAAGCAAGAAAGATCTTCAACCAACTAGGCCCATACATAACAAAAGTCTGCGTAACAACAACAAAATCACAGAAAAAAATACAAGAAATACTTCAACTAAACCCAGACGCTCTACAACTATATACCGACCCCAACAAACTCAGAATACCAAAAAACACAGCAATAATTCAAGCCATCGAAGAAAATGAAATAAATAAATTAGAACCATCCCAACAAACAGATGCCTTATTAATAGATAGTAGTAGAGGCCAAGGAATACAGATAGATATCAAAGCAATAAAAAACAAAATAAAAAACCTTAAATACCCAACAATAGTTTCAGGCGGCCTAAACCCAACAAACATAGAGAAAATACAGGCCCTAGACATATATGGAGTAGATGTTTCATCAGGAGTTGAAGAAACACCTGGAATTAAAAACCACATTAAAATGAAAGATTTCCACAAAAAATTGAGGTGTCAAATTGAATAA
- a CDS encoding indole-3-glycerol-phosphate synthase: protein MPNVLKEIKKTVQKELNENPVELKNPSEINTHPTKSLQKAIKNKPYNSTAIIAELKYSSPSKGMIQEPTPQKTKQTIKKLRNAQALSILTEPNYFKGKKEYLEIARKNYNGPILRKDFIIDPIQIKETRQLGGDAVLLITSLLGEELPKYLMECKKNGLEALVETRTQRELDIAINSGAEIIGINNRNLKTLEIDLNTTIELSKKIPEDKTIISESGIKNKDDIKKLKPYCDGFLIGTELMKSKNPAKRLEGLLCA from the coding sequence ATGCCAAACGTACTTAAAGAAATAAAGAAAACCGTTCAGAAAGAGCTAAATGAAAACCCCGTAGAACTCAAAAACCCAAGTGAAATAAATACACATCCCACAAAAAGCCTTCAAAAAGCAATAAAAAACAAACCATATAACTCAACAGCTATAATAGCCGAACTAAAATACTCATCTCCATCCAAAGGAATGATCCAAGAACCAACGCCCCAGAAAACCAAGCAAACTATAAAAAAACTAAGAAACGCACAAGCATTATCAATATTGACAGAGCCAAACTACTTCAAAGGAAAGAAAGAATACCTTGAAATCGCTCGAAAAAACTATAACGGCCCAATACTCCGAAAAGACTTCATAATAGACCCTATCCAAATAAAAGAAACCCGTCAGTTAGGTGGGGACGCAGTATTACTAATAACCTCATTACTAGGAGAAGAACTTCCAAAATACCTAATGGAATGCAAGAAAAACGGTTTAGAAGCATTAGTAGAAACTAGAACACAAAGAGAACTAGATATAGCTATAAATTCAGGAGCAGAGATAATAGGAATAAATAACAGGAACCTAAAAACCCTTGAAATAGATTTAAACACCACTATCGAGCTCTCCAAAAAAATACCAGAAGACAAAACAATAATCTCAGAAAGCGGTATAAAAAACAAAGACGACATAAAAAAACTAAAGCCATACTGCGATGGATTTCTAATAGGAACCGAGTTAATGAAATCAAAAAATCCAGCAAAACGTCTGGAGGGCCTACTATGCGCATAA